A stretch of Schistocerca nitens isolate TAMUIC-IGC-003100 chromosome 6, iqSchNite1.1, whole genome shotgun sequence DNA encodes these proteins:
- the LOC126262776 gene encoding lysM and putative peptidoglycan-binding domain-containing protein 3, which translates to MKQSYYKQKSGTELRRQRKSVAPNDFEETEFIFHQSDDSDNDFPLHYKKEEHYVEKELQQGDTLQSLSLDFNCSIAELKRINKIHKENEIYALRIVKIPIKPGSFIIEKLQAENIKHNVKDDSLTLTAEIHSTHAEADLSRRLTANSIPPSLPPDEEKLKIFDSKQLVSNALSHLNNQSTNCILKGDIQLSDDRRDLNELTEIPVSAQDTSSLWRCNGDDCGLSWKQLLLFILSLGLAGPLLYIIYIAEKRNPT; encoded by the exons AAAAAGTGTTGCTCCTAATGATTTTGAGGAAACTGAATTCATTTTCCATCAAAGTGATGATAGTGACAACGATTTCCCTTTACACTATAAGAAAGAGGAGCATTATGTTGAAAAAGAACTTCAACAAGGAGACACGTTACAATCACTGTCCCTGGATTTTAATTGCTCA attgctgagctgaaaagaaTCAATAAAATTCATAAGGAAAATGAAATATATGCATTGAGAATAGTGAAGATTCCAATTAAACCTGGTTCTTTCATAATAGAGAAACTCCAGGCAGAAAATATCAAACATAATGTAAAAGATGACTCACTGACACTGACAGCAGAGATCCATAGCACACATGCTGAAGCTGATCTCTCTCGCAGGTTAACGGCCAACAGCATTCCTCCATCTTTACCGCCAGATGaagaaaagttaaaaatatttGACAGCAAGCAGCTGGTTAGCAATGCTCTGAGCCATTTAAATAACCAATCTACAAACTGTATACTGAAAGGTGATATACAACTAAGTGATGACAGAAGGGATTTAAATGAATTAACTGAAATACCAGTATCAGCGCAAGATACAAGCTCATTGTGGCGATGCAATGGAGATGATTGTGGATTATCATGGAAACAACTACTACTTTTCATTTTGTCACTTGGCTTGGCAGGGCCCCTCCTGTATATTATTTACATTGCAGAGAAAAGAAATCCTACATAA